A part of Halodesulfovibrio marinisediminis DSM 17456 genomic DNA contains:
- a CDS encoding methyl-accepting chemotaxis protein: protein MGKFSLKMQVVLIAASALLSLGVGYGFLYAGADGASVSMGTVHTSLLVTGGLFSLLVLPLVFVTISTQRTAGGAIREKCKQVCGGDYSVAFPFSQSPDLAALERDLEAMFSSMKHRLGFAQGVLSGIDTPFVVVDTNEVLTYTNDSLLFILEQDGKPEDYYGQNVAHFFYGDSSRRTVLADSLEKHIVTKREVVLTGRKGGQRKIYINASPLFDLNGDLMGALCIYQDLTALRQREEEILSKNEQIASAVRESEDVSDDVARIAQDISTKMEETSLAVSRQTERAMETATAMEQMNAAVTEVAQNASNAAEQAISARDKADQGSQVVREAIEAIDEVARLSHQLHDDMSSLGQQAEGIGTVMNVITDIADQTNLLALNAAIEAARAGEAGRGFAVVADEVRKLAEKTMQATKEVGDAITAIQTGAQRNLESVTEAASAVSRSRELSGASGEVLNQIVELVNDSTDQVQAIATAADEQAATSDHINRSVDEVRTISEQSAGEIVTASHGVRELSVMARQLREIIQAIGS, encoded by the coding sequence ATGGGAAAATTTTCCCTTAAGATGCAGGTGGTCCTGATTGCAGCAAGTGCGTTGTTGTCACTTGGTGTTGGGTATGGATTTTTGTATGCGGGAGCGGATGGCGCGAGCGTCTCAATGGGGACTGTTCATACTTCGCTGTTGGTAACAGGCGGGCTATTTAGCTTGCTGGTACTGCCGTTGGTTTTTGTTACAATTAGCACCCAGCGTACCGCAGGCGGTGCTATTCGCGAGAAGTGTAAACAGGTTTGTGGTGGTGACTATTCTGTTGCATTTCCTTTTTCCCAGTCGCCGGACCTTGCTGCGCTTGAACGTGATTTAGAGGCCATGTTCTCCAGTATGAAGCATCGTCTAGGTTTTGCACAGGGGGTACTTTCCGGTATTGATACTCCTTTTGTTGTTGTCGATACCAATGAAGTCCTGACGTATACTAATGATTCCCTTCTTTTTATTCTGGAGCAGGACGGGAAACCGGAAGACTACTATGGGCAGAACGTTGCTCATTTCTTTTATGGTGATTCTTCCCGCCGAACAGTGCTGGCTGATAGTCTTGAAAAACATATTGTAACGAAGCGCGAAGTTGTTCTTACTGGGCGTAAGGGCGGTCAGCGGAAAATTTATATTAACGCATCACCGTTGTTTGATTTGAATGGGGATTTGATGGGTGCGCTTTGTATCTATCAGGATTTAACTGCGTTACGTCAGCGTGAGGAAGAGATTCTTAGCAAAAACGAACAGATTGCATCTGCTGTGCGCGAATCAGAAGATGTTTCAGATGATGTGGCACGTATTGCTCAAGATATTTCGACAAAGATGGAAGAGACAAGCCTTGCTGTTTCCCGTCAGACAGAACGCGCAATGGAAACTGCTACGGCGATGGAGCAGATGAACGCTGCTGTTACTGAGGTTGCACAGAATGCCTCTAATGCAGCGGAACAGGCTATCTCCGCACGAGATAAAGCAGATCAAGGTTCTCAGGTTGTAAGAGAAGCTATTGAGGCTATTGATGAGGTCGCTCGTTTGTCTCATCAGTTGCATGATGACATGTCTTCTTTGGGGCAACAGGCAGAGGGTATTGGTACTGTAATGAACGTGATTACTGATATTGCAGATCAAACAAACCTGCTTGCCTTGAATGCTGCCATTGAAGCTGCCCGCGCCGGTGAGGCAGGGCGGGGATTTGCAGTAGTAGCTGATGAAGTGCGTAAGCTTGCAGAAAAAACGATGCAGGCAACTAAAGAGGTTGGTGATGCTATTACTGCGATCCAAACAGGTGCACAGCGAAACCTTGAAAGCGTGACAGAAGCAGCTTCCGCCGTATCCCGTTCTAGAGAGCTGTCCGGTGCTTCCGGTGAAGTTCTTAATCAAATTGTGGAACTTGTGAATGATTCAACTGATCAGGTTCAGGCAATTGCCACTGCTGCAGACGAACAGGCTGCAACCAGTGACCATATTAATCGCTCTGTGGATGAAGTTCGAACGATTTCTGAACAATCAGCAGGAGAAATTGTTACGGCTTCTCATGGTGTTCGTGAGTTGTCTGTTATGGCAAGGCAGTTGCGTGAAATTATTCAGGCTATAGGGTCATAG
- the ald gene encoding alanine dehydrogenase, with protein sequence MIVGILKEIKVKENRVCMTPAGVKTMVAAGHELLVEKSAGVGSGFADEEYVAAGATIIDTPQEICEKAEMVMHVKEPQPSEYGMLRKGQILFTYLHLAADEPQTHGLMESGATCIAYETVQNADRSLPLLTPMSEVAGRMSIQQGAKALEKTNGGLGKLLGGVPGVAPAKVMVIGGGVVGVQAAKMACGLGAQVYLMDINLDRLRYLADVMPANCTTLMSSKGAIQELLPEMDLVVGAVLIPGAKAPAVITREDLKLMKKGAALVDVAIDQGGCFETSKATTHEEPTYEVDGIVHYCVANIPGAVPMTSTMALTNATLPYALELANKGWKKACQDNESLRKGLNVHEGKLTYKAVCDAFGLEYTPVEDVL encoded by the coding sequence ATGATCGTAGGTATTCTTAAAGAGATTAAAGTTAAAGAGAACCGCGTTTGTATGACTCCAGCTGGTGTTAAAACCATGGTAGCTGCTGGTCACGAACTCCTCGTTGAGAAAAGCGCTGGTGTTGGTTCCGGTTTCGCTGATGAAGAATACGTAGCAGCTGGTGCTACCATCATCGACACCCCGCAGGAAATCTGCGAAAAAGCAGAAATGGTAATGCACGTTAAAGAACCTCAGCCTTCCGAATACGGCATGCTCCGTAAAGGCCAGATCCTCTTTACTTACCTCCACCTTGCTGCTGACGAGCCTCAGACTCACGGTCTCATGGAATCCGGTGCTACTTGTATCGCATACGAAACCGTTCAGAACGCTGACCGCTCCCTCCCACTTCTTACTCCTATGTCTGAAGTTGCTGGTCGTATGTCTATCCAGCAGGGTGCTAAAGCTCTCGAAAAAACTAACGGTGGCCTCGGCAAACTCCTCGGTGGCGTACCAGGCGTAGCTCCAGCTAAAGTTATGGTTATCGGTGGCGGTGTTGTAGGTGTTCAGGCTGCTAAAATGGCTTGTGGCCTCGGCGCACAGGTATACCTCATGGACATCAACCTTGATCGTCTCCGTTACCTCGCTGACGTAATGCCAGCTAACTGCACCACCCTCATGTCTTCTAAAGGCGCTATCCAGGAACTCCTTCCAGAAATGGACCTCGTAGTAGGCGCAGTTCTTATCCCAGGTGCTAAAGCTCCTGCAGTTATCACTCGTGAAGACCTCAAACTCATGAAAAAAGGTGCTGCACTCGTTGACGTTGCTATCGACCAGGGCGGTTGTTTCGAAACTTCTAAAGCAACCACTCACGAAGAGCCAACCTACGAAGTAGACGGCATCGTTCACTACTGCGTAGCTAACATCCCAGGTGCAGTTCCAATGACCTCCACCATGGCTCTTACCAACGCAACTCTTCCTTACGCTCTTGAGCTTGCTAACAAAGGCTGGAAGAAAGCTTGTCAGGACAACGAGTCTCTCCGTAAAGGTCTCAACGTTCACGAAGGTAAACTCACTTACAAAGCTGTTTGCGACGCATTCGGCCTTGAGTACACCCCAGTTGAAGACGTATTATAA
- a CDS encoding HD domain-containing phosphohydrolase produces MFFLILFCIIFSITASYAAHPKNPKKILVIHSYSSNDTWTINTGKAIKDTLKENSPSTLLKFEYMDSKNYTDPSYLSSLALMYANKYAWIRPDGIIVTDNNALCFIRTYGSEIFPDVPIIACGINNAHPPSINSNIRSIIAEQADHLGTIQQAIQMRPYLRTIHIVGDESSTCTSLVKEIKTIASKLPPHITLNFTPHMTLKELKSFASSRKKHEIIYLLPHFKTKDNTFYPQGTIERELAKTSSVPIIVSWSFQLKTGVVGGKVLSAYNLGRQAAFTLIRLLAGQPVIPLQLDANIHKSIYDYRRLVTYNINPDTLPVEATFINRPESFFALHYKAIIPATVIITTLSLILFLTYNNLQKQIILRQNKERIIVLDQEVIETQKVIVSTLGEVIEARSQETGGHVQRVAKISRFLGERIGMQKKDLDLLEAASPMHDVGKIGIPESILHKPGKLTVEEFEVIKTHTSIGKDILEGSNKDLLQIACEIAYQHHERWDGNGYPNGLRENDISIFARITMLADVYDALSSERCYKDAWPQEQVFQYIASERAKAFDPHLVDIFTQYEEDIRRIRDQYLNINEIPLIKL; encoded by the coding sequence ATGTTCTTTCTTATTCTTTTTTGCATTATCTTTTCTATTACTGCTTCCTATGCTGCACATCCTAAAAATCCAAAAAAAATTCTCGTCATTCATTCGTATTCATCCAACGACACATGGACGATAAATACCGGCAAAGCAATCAAGGATACGTTGAAAGAGAATTCTCCTTCAACGCTTCTTAAGTTTGAGTATATGGATAGTAAGAACTACACAGACCCAAGCTATCTAAGCTCGCTAGCCCTCATGTATGCTAACAAGTATGCATGGATCCGTCCTGACGGCATTATCGTTACAGACAACAACGCACTCTGTTTTATACGTACATATGGATCAGAAATATTTCCAGACGTTCCTATTATCGCATGCGGTATTAACAACGCACATCCACCATCTATTAACTCTAACATCCGCTCAATCATTGCGGAACAAGCAGACCATCTTGGAACAATTCAACAAGCTATCCAAATGCGTCCTTATCTTCGCACGATACATATCGTTGGTGACGAAAGTTCAACATGCACATCATTAGTAAAAGAAATTAAGACTATTGCTTCAAAGCTTCCGCCACACATCACACTCAACTTCACACCACACATGACACTTAAGGAGCTAAAGTCATTTGCCAGCTCACGAAAAAAACACGAAATAATCTACCTGCTTCCCCATTTCAAAACAAAAGACAACACCTTTTACCCACAGGGAACCATAGAAAGAGAACTTGCTAAAACCTCCTCAGTTCCGATCATTGTATCCTGGTCATTCCAGCTCAAAACAGGGGTTGTCGGCGGAAAGGTTCTTTCAGCATATAACCTTGGACGGCAGGCAGCTTTTACGCTAATCCGTCTTTTAGCAGGCCAGCCAGTTATCCCGCTTCAACTTGATGCGAACATCCATAAAAGCATTTACGACTATCGCAGGCTAGTCACATACAACATTAACCCCGACACTCTTCCAGTTGAAGCAACTTTCATCAACAGGCCGGAATCTTTTTTTGCTCTGCATTACAAAGCAATCATTCCCGCTACAGTAATTATCACGACTCTCTCACTCATTCTCTTTCTCACGTATAACAACCTGCAAAAACAAATTATTCTACGTCAAAACAAAGAACGAATTATCGTTTTGGATCAAGAAGTGATAGAAACACAGAAAGTTATTGTTTCAACTCTAGGCGAAGTTATTGAAGCCCGTTCCCAAGAAACAGGTGGCCATGTTCAACGGGTTGCCAAAATTTCCCGCTTCCTTGGCGAACGCATCGGGATGCAAAAAAAAGATCTCGATTTACTGGAAGCAGCATCCCCCATGCATGATGTGGGTAAAATAGGCATTCCTGAATCAATTCTTCATAAACCTGGAAAACTAACAGTTGAAGAATTTGAAGTAATTAAGACACATACATCTATAGGCAAAGATATCCTAGAGGGATCTAACAAGGATCTACTGCAGATTGCCTGTGAAATAGCATATCAACACCACGAACGATGGGATGGAAACGGCTATCCTAACGGACTAAGGGAAAATGACATCAGTATCTTTGCTCGCATTACGATGTTGGCAGATGTATATGACGCACTGAGCTCCGAACGCTGCTACAAAGATGCCTGGCCGCAAGAGCAGGTTTTTCAATACATCGCATCCGAACGGGCTAAAGCTTTTGACCCACATCTAGTGGATATTTTCACCCAGTACGAAGAAGACATACGTCGAATACGAGATCAATATTTAAATATAAACGAAATCCCCCTCATCAAATTGTAA